The following are encoded together in the Brassica napus cultivar Da-Ae chromosome A9, Da-Ae, whole genome shotgun sequence genome:
- the LOC125578548 gene encoding uncharacterized protein LOC125578548 isoform X5 yields the protein MDFFISNREKYGNRAGLFGHKSASKSNPSSPPHPTEGRSSPPVSYYGIKRSESEYAFPISDNHTTHWKQQQQHASERVPNSHHRPPVYRYSTPERPRENGKERTEAIFYEPDADVTPRSEASLSPFRSARTRTPDRRRRSTDFSRELHERMHETEANVSPFHPSRSRSPAPNNTQQEFRGRDYSRERYEAEGHLTSQRSAPSSPFHPSRSPPHTRATLQPERYNKGKDHYEADADVTPRSSPPMSPFHGATSRYPPPPFYSSSDDDEDNHSTTYLFPEISTGHRSRGVSGSSTPVHYKYQMATAETYEQDRQFEPPELPDESESFTMQEITKMRGLESYEEETQSDAYVSVANYKVRHCVSATLQAIMDKHGDIAASSKLQSTSTRSFYLESLAAAVTELKSTALRDLSKTRVAEIAAVVKDMDSVRIDVSWLKTAVEELAEAVECFGGYEAAKMEKEECSKGMKEGKVEMEELRDELKRREKEMKECRERVTAMAGRLGQLEMKDSWVTKKLELFQSKVHKFDGEAVFVEV from the exons ATGGATTTCTTTATTTCAAACAGAGAGAAGTATGGCAACAGAgcag GATTGTTCGGTCACAAAAGTGCTAGCAAGAGCAATCCTTCGAGTCCTCCTCATCCCACTGAGGGTCGATCATCTCCGCCGGTGTCTTATTACGGCATAAAAAGATCGGAATCAGAGTATGCATTCCCAATCTCTGATAACCATACTACTCACtggaaacaacaacaacaacacgcCTCTGAACGCGTCCCCAATTCCCACCACCGACCTCCTGTCTACAGATATAGCACG CCCGAGCGTCCTAGAGAGAATGGCAAAGAAAGAACAGAGGCCATTTTTTATGAACCCGATGCGGACGTGACCCCAAGGAGCGAAGCTTCCTTGAGCCCCTTTCGATCTGCCAGAACCCGCACG CCTGATCGCCGTAGGAGGTCTACCGACTTCAGCAGAGAGCTGCACGAGAGAATGCATGAGACAGAGGCCAATGTGAGCCCCTTTCATCCCTCCAGAAGCCGCTCTCCAGCTCCCAACAACACG CAGCAAGAATTTCGAGGGAGAGACTACAGTAGAGAAAGGTATGAGGCAGAGGGCCATCTAACTTCGCAGAGGAGCGCTCCTTCGAGCCCATTTCATCCATCCCGAAGCCCGCCGCACACAAGGGCAACG TTGCAGCCTGAGAGATACAACAAGGGTAAAGATCATTACGAGGCAGATGCAGATGTCACACCGCGTAGCAGCCCTCCCATGAGTCCTTTTCATGGGGCCACCAGCCGCTATCCACCACCACCATTTTACTCATCCAGCGACGACGACGAAGACAACCATTCCACCACCTACCTCTTTCCAGAGATTTCAACTGGACATCGTTCCAGGGGAGTCTCTGGGAGTAGCACG CCGGTTCACTACAAGTACCAGATGGCCACGGCCGAAACCTACGAGCAAGACAGGCAGTTCGAGCCGCCAGAGCTGCCCGACGAGTCCGAGAGCTTCACGATGCAGGAGATCACCAAAATGCGCGGACTCGAGAGCTACGAGGAAGAGACACAGTCGGATGCCTACGTCTCGGTCGCTAACTACAAGGTGCGGCATTGCGTGTCCGCCACGCTCCAGGCTATCATGGACAAACACGGAGACATAGCCGCCTCGTCGAAGCTGCAATCCACGTCAACAAGGTCGTTTTACCTAGAGTCCCTGGCCGCGGCCGTGACGGAGCTGAAGTCGACGGCGCTGAGAGATCTGTCGAAGACGCGCGTGGCCGAGATCGCGGCGGTGGTGAAGGACATGGACTCGGTCAGAATCGACGTGTCGTGGCTCAAAACGGCCGTGGAGGAGCTGGCGGAGGCGGTGGAGTGCTTCGGGGGGTACGAGGCTGCGAAGATGGAGAAAGAGGAGTGCAGTAAGGGTATGAAGGAGGGGAAGGTGGAGATGGAGGAGCTGAGAGATGAGctgaagaggagagagaaggagatgaaGGAGTGTAGGGAGAGGGTGACGGCGATGGCTGGTAGGCTAGGGCAGCTAGAGATGAAGGATTCGTGGGTGACGAAGAAGCTTGAGCTGTTCCAGAGCAAGGTCCATAAATTTGACGGTGAAGCTGTCTTCGTGGAGGTCTAG
- the LOC125578548 gene encoding uncharacterized protein LOC125578548 isoform X6 — translation MDFFISNREKYGNRAGLFGHKSASKSNPSSPPHPTEGRSSPPVSYYGIKRSESEYAFPISDNHTTHWKQQQQHASERVPNSHHRPPVYRYSTPERPRENGKERTEAIFYEPDADVTPRSEASLSPFRSARTRTPDRRRRSTDFSRELHERMHETEANVSPFHPSRSRSPAPNNTQEFRGRDYSRERYEAEGHLTSQRSAPSSPFHPSRSPPHTRATLQPERYNKGKDHYEADADVTPRSSPPMSPFHGATSRYPPPPFYSSSDDDEDNHSTTYLFPEISTGHRSRGVSGSSTPVHYKYQMATAETYEQDRQFEPPELPDESESFTMQEITKMRGLESYEEETQSDAYVSVANYKVRHCVSATLQAIMDKHGDIAASSKLQSTSTRSFYLESLAAAVTELKSTALRDLSKTRVAEIAAVVKDMDSVRIDVSWLKTAVEELAEAVECFGGYEAAKMEKEECSKGMKEGKVEMEELRDELKRREKEMKECRERVTAMAGRLGQLEMKDSWVTKKLELFQSKVHKFDGEAVFVEV, via the exons ATGGATTTCTTTATTTCAAACAGAGAGAAGTATGGCAACAGAgcag GATTGTTCGGTCACAAAAGTGCTAGCAAGAGCAATCCTTCGAGTCCTCCTCATCCCACTGAGGGTCGATCATCTCCGCCGGTGTCTTATTACGGCATAAAAAGATCGGAATCAGAGTATGCATTCCCAATCTCTGATAACCATACTACTCACtggaaacaacaacaacaacacgcCTCTGAACGCGTCCCCAATTCCCACCACCGACCTCCTGTCTACAGATATAGCACG CCCGAGCGTCCTAGAGAGAATGGCAAAGAAAGAACAGAGGCCATTTTTTATGAACCCGATGCGGACGTGACCCCAAGGAGCGAAGCTTCCTTGAGCCCCTTTCGATCTGCCAGAACCCGCACG CCTGATCGCCGTAGGAGGTCTACCGACTTCAGCAGAGAGCTGCACGAGAGAATGCATGAGACAGAGGCCAATGTGAGCCCCTTTCATCCCTCCAGAAGCCGCTCTCCAGCTCCCAACAACACG CAAGAATTTCGAGGGAGAGACTACAGTAGAGAAAGGTATGAGGCAGAGGGCCATCTAACTTCGCAGAGGAGCGCTCCTTCGAGCCCATTTCATCCATCCCGAAGCCCGCCGCACACAAGGGCAACG TTGCAGCCTGAGAGATACAACAAGGGTAAAGATCATTACGAGGCAGATGCAGATGTCACACCGCGTAGCAGCCCTCCCATGAGTCCTTTTCATGGGGCCACCAGCCGCTATCCACCACCACCATTTTACTCATCCAGCGACGACGACGAAGACAACCATTCCACCACCTACCTCTTTCCAGAGATTTCAACTGGACATCGTTCCAGGGGAGTCTCTGGGAGTAGCACG CCGGTTCACTACAAGTACCAGATGGCCACGGCCGAAACCTACGAGCAAGACAGGCAGTTCGAGCCGCCAGAGCTGCCCGACGAGTCCGAGAGCTTCACGATGCAGGAGATCACCAAAATGCGCGGACTCGAGAGCTACGAGGAAGAGACACAGTCGGATGCCTACGTCTCGGTCGCTAACTACAAGGTGCGGCATTGCGTGTCCGCCACGCTCCAGGCTATCATGGACAAACACGGAGACATAGCCGCCTCGTCGAAGCTGCAATCCACGTCAACAAGGTCGTTTTACCTAGAGTCCCTGGCCGCGGCCGTGACGGAGCTGAAGTCGACGGCGCTGAGAGATCTGTCGAAGACGCGCGTGGCCGAGATCGCGGCGGTGGTGAAGGACATGGACTCGGTCAGAATCGACGTGTCGTGGCTCAAAACGGCCGTGGAGGAGCTGGCGGAGGCGGTGGAGTGCTTCGGGGGGTACGAGGCTGCGAAGATGGAGAAAGAGGAGTGCAGTAAGGGTATGAAGGAGGGGAAGGTGGAGATGGAGGAGCTGAGAGATGAGctgaagaggagagagaaggagatgaaGGAGTGTAGGGAGAGGGTGACGGCGATGGCTGGTAGGCTAGGGCAGCTAGAGATGAAGGATTCGTGGGTGACGAAGAAGCTTGAGCTGTTCCAGAGCAAGGTCCATAAATTTGACGGTGAAGCTGTCTTCGTGGAGGTCTAG